In Drechmeria coniospora strain ARSEF 6962 chromosome 03, whole genome shotgun sequence, the DNA window acggagcactagtATCCataacaataatactacCCAAGCACTGCAAGGACTGTACGGATACTAGTGCTGCAAGTTGAAAGACATGTATCCGGCATTACTACTAgctacgtacctagtacttacagttggcacctacagtactgtacctgtatactccgtgcagtactccATCCTCCCcaaatacttgcacagtactaacagtactctgtacttgagAGTAAGCAATACTTTGTTTAGTAGGTACAAGCAGATACTTGTCCTCGTAGAGTACGACGAAGTAAGTAGGTGGTTTGCTGGTCCAATCTCTCTGCCTCGAGGGCAAACCGCACGCGGCGCCGACATGGTGGCTAATCAGCGCTCTGGGCTTTCGAGCATTGGGGTTCTGAAGTGTGTTTGTAGGGATCTAGAAGGTACATTATCCGTACattattactaggtactgtacctagttacagtacttacagcgcctacctagtacttagagtacctacttacagtacctacctagtacttacagcacctacttacagtactcggaGTACGGCAATCCTTACTTGTTGCACTTTTGTGCCGACGACATAAACGTTGgcaatacttactccgtaattactctttacagtacggagccGTCCGtgccagtacatgtatgaaCGTGTAGGACAAAGTGCATGTAGGGACTTGCATACAGTAGCACGAGATCTCCGGCGCTTTCGAGGCGCGTTTGTAGCCACTTGCTCGATTCGATTGTCCCGCCGGGCCACCATGCCGTGGTCGTGCTGGCTGATGCCCCTGATTGCTGGCCATCGCTGCACCGCGCAAGCTTACCGCATGCACCAGTCTCGACTCAGCGATGACGAGTGCCACCAGCCCAGGATAGGTGCAGGGACGAGACACCTGCGTACCTACATTGGCaccactccgtattactttAAGCAATTACGTGCAACGCTTCACTACGTTTGCACTTGCACATACACATGTGCATCGTCTCTCAGTGCCTGCTTCTTCCACCTCCAAGTGCGTACTATTGCCTCCTAGTACAAGCATGTCGCGTACATGTAGATTGCCACATATGAACGCAACTAGAGCATTGAAGATTCCATCGGCAGCTGCAGGGCCGAGATGTTGAGATGACACACCGTGTGATGCGCACTGTTACCCCGCCGACACttcaaagtacagtacctactgtacagagtacttgcttacagcgTTCCCTCAGCCTTCTGGCAGCTGAAACTCGGCGTGTGCGGAAACCTAAAACCGCTCTGTGCGAGTATGGGAtggcggacgaggccgtTTTCTTGCGTTTCGGGGAAGCGTTGAGAACAACGCAAGCACGACGATTTGCCTGTGGGCAGCACTGAATTCCCGTGTCGAGGGGgatgtcgtcggcatcggcgtcggcgccagATTGAGCCCATTGTCCAGTCTTCCGTCATCGTtgcatcgtcgaggcgcaTAGACCTGGTGGGCACATTCCTTACTGTGCatacacgtactgtaagtacggagtacatgatgCTCGGTTCTCTGTACGgcgcttgtacttacagtacagtattgttACTGCCAGGTTACaaggtaggtaggcacttacagtacatgtacagttcTTGCGTGCCTACTTGTACCGGGgactgtacgagtacatactgtacatgaggGCGCAATGTACTCCGAGCACCTGcaccagtacaagtacaagtacaagtgcgtCGAGGcagatgtacttgtgccacaagtacaactacttgtccgtgctcgtcggtacttgcagtagttTCGATGCAactgcatgtgctccgtaatactccgtactctgtaagtactccgtactttaagtacttgtactgtaccgtaagtacggagtagtgagTACAAGGCATGTCGACAATGTAGGTACCGTCTGGTGCAATGGTCGCACGCAGGTACTTGGCGGTCGGTAGATGGGAACCGATGTCCCCAAGACGCATTTAGTCTACTGTATAGTATTGCTCGTGTCCACACTGTCCGTCGACCATGGCCTGCCGCTGCGCGaacgaaaaaaaaaaaaacgaGGCCAGGCCCTCCTTCGCCCGCTTCTGTCATGCTTGTCTCGATTCATCCGCCTCCACTCCCCTCTCATCCTCTCCGAGTCCGTCTACTTACTCCCAGTCTTGTTTAGTCCCCTCCGGCTCGTCGTGACGAATTAGCCGTTAGGATGCTGCTCTAACATCGTCCGTCGTTTCTCCCTCTTCCCTCGTTGCCGCAGCTGCGTCGTCTGCATCGTCTGCATCGTCTGCATCGTCTGCATCGTCTGCATCgtctgcatcgtcgtctGCGTCGACTGCATACTCTGCATTCTCGGCATACTCTGCATTCTCGGCATACTCTGCATCGTCCCCCTTCCGCAtatctgcttctgcttctgcttctgccTCTTGCTGCTTCGTCCCGCTCGCCGccccgttgccgccgtcggcccacGCGATAGTCCTTCTCGCCTGTCCGAATATCTGCCTGTACGGTACGCCTAGCCTCTGACGTCGACCCAAACCTCGCACCCGCTCCCCCACTTTGCAAGGCGGGGAGGAAAAAATCGAGGACCAAACGACGAACCGTCCGTCGTTCGCAAcggccgtcgctcgtcaGCACGCCAGCCCCCAtcctccctcgcccccctTCTCGGaccggcctcctcgcctgTTCCCCTTGACCTTGGCCGGCTTCGCCTCCGATCCAGTGCGTCGAGACCGAGCGAGGGCAGGAGAGAGCGCCCGTCAACCTACCCTCGCGGATTTGCAGGAACCCCGACGACCGCCATGGTCCGAAacatcgtcatcctcggcggcaatTCGCACCCGCAACTGACGGAGAATGTCTGCAACTTCCTCTGCATCCCCTCGTGCGACCGCATCCTCTCCAAGTTctcgggcggcgagagcCGTTGCGAGATCCAAGACTCGGTCCGCGGCAAGGATGTCTACATCATCCAGACCGGCTCCGGCAGCGTCAACGACAACCTCATCGACCTCTGCATCATGATCTCGGCCTGCAAGACGGGCTCGGCGAAGCGCGTCACCGCCGTCATCCCTCTCTTCCCCTACTCGAGGCAGCCCGATTGGCCGTACAACAAGGCCGGCGCGCCCCTGTCCAAATCCGCCTCGAGCGCGCCTCGGAGCGACTACACCTTCGAGAGCGTGCCGGCCACGCCTCGACCCGGCGGGCCGCGAAGCAAAGGCCTCAGCAACGGCGTCCATAACCTCGCCGAGAGACTCACCAAGAGCTCCATTTCGGAATACGCCTCGGCCGGTGCCAATGGCGCCGAGGCCTTCTCCAAGGGCCTCGACAACGccaccctcggcctcggcctcaacGGTCGGCTGCAACCGATGGACGCCTCCGTCACTTCCCAGGTAAACTACACCACGCACGACTACGAGAACCCCATGTCCATCACCGGCTTCCAGCCCAAACCCGGGTACAAGCAGTGGGTCGCGCAGGCCggcaccctcgtcgccgatcTCCTCACgtgcgccggcgccgatcACATCATCACCATGGACCTTCATGACCCCCAGTACCAGGGCTTCTTCGACATTCCCGTCGACAACCTCTACGGCAAGCCCATGATACAAAACTACATCCAAGGCCACATCCCCGACTACcgggacgccgtcgtcgtctcccccGATGCCGGAGGCGCCAAGCGTGCCACGCTCATCGCCGACAGCCTCAACATGGACTTTGCCCTCATCCACAAGGTAATCCACCCCGACCCCGCCGTCTGATTTTCCGTTCGACCGCTCACGAGACCCCAGGAACGCCGGCCGATCAAGTTCCAAGAGCAGCGCAACGCCAGCAtgatgctcgtcggcgacatcgCGAACCGCGTctgcatcctcgtcgacgatctGGCCGATACCGCCAACACCATCACCCGCGCCGCCAAGCTCCTCAAGCGCGAGGGCGCCACCAAAGTCTACGCCCTCCTCACCCACGGTGTCTTTAGCGGAGATGCGATCCCTCGCCTCAACGCCTCGGCCATTGACAAGATTGTCGTGACCAACTCGGTTCCCCAGGACGAGCATTGCCGACTGTGCCCCAAGCTGGAAGTTTTGGACATCTCGCACATCTTTGGCGAGGCCATCCGCCGAGTTCACCACGGCGAATCCATCAGCAAGCTCTTCCAACACGACTGAGAGGGGCCTGCGATGCGAGACCATTCCTCCCTTGGAGCCGACCGAGTTGCGACGGGCAAGCGAGCCCCGCGATAGCATCTACATTCGCGATAGCATCTACATTCGTTGATCACTGCCATGGGCAAGAGCGACGGCCCAGAATGGCTGGGGATCCTTTATTTTCAGGAAATGTTCCAATATCTGGTGCGCAAGAAGTGCGCAGCTCAGCTAGGCCTCGAATTGGTTTCACCACTGCATTTGGGAACAAGTTCCTCGCGCATGCTTCCCCGAGGAGAAAATCCCCCGTGGAGACGGACGCACGGAAGCATAAGTAATGGCTAGAGTGACTCGGCGGCCCTTTGTCAAGTCGACGCCCTTGGCAAGAGACCAGCACagcgctgccgtcgcccttGTGCTTCTTCCTTgctccctcctctccttGCCCCCTCCCTATAGCCAAAACCGCCTTCCATTTCCCGGCATTTCGGACAGCGGGAGTGCGGACGACACGCCACCCGAGGCTTGTAGTCCCCAGTTTATAGACAGTAGAGGGATCGTAGAAAACATGGACACCAACATGGGCGCTCACGTGCCATCCTATGTACCGTTGCACTATATGTATTCAGATCGAAGAGTTCCGGCTGAGCGCCGGGGGGCTTGTGCGATAGTAATTGAGGAAAGACAAGCCCTTGATGGGACAACATGGGCGCTCGCGTGCCAACCTATGTACCGTTGCACTATATGTATCCAGATCGAAGAGTTCCGGCTGAGCGCCGGGGGACTGGTGCGATAGTAATAGAGGAAAGACAAGCCCTTGATGGGACGAATTCTGTTTAGTCCTACGTGGCCACCAGAACATGACGAAGCTAGTATTCATTGTCGTGTCACGGACGATCATTGCCATTCTGATTGCGTTGCGCGTATGCATGACATCGCTGTCATGTCACCTTGAATTCGCAAGGATTCAAGTTCGGGACGCACCAAGACCTTGCTACTCGGAGCACGCTTGACACGACTGATGACTGTTTCCCGACAATTTGCTTCCCAGCCAGGACAACTTGGTTGATGGTCTTCAAGCCCGGCTGGTGGCAGAAATTTGACGGAAATATTCAGGAACCTGCCAACCGTGGGCGGTAGGAGCCCGGACGTAGGCCTCTGCTGCCTCTCCAATTCCGTAGTCGATGCTTTGTGTCTTTGCGGCCAGTCTCGCCGGAGAATCCAGGATACACCGACGGAAAAAACCTTATCCACCATCAAGGCTAGGTACCAGCCCGTGTTGGGAGAAACTCGGAGCAAATGGCACCACGAGCAGTTACATATCGCCGCCACCTTGGGCAGACATCGAGGGCGGATAACGCGTTGAAATGGCGGCGAGTTTGCCAAGCTCGCACCCTCGAGGACACTTCCGTCTTGCCATGGGCAATGTGTAGGGACATGTCGAAGCTATGCAGCTCGACAATCCAGGGAAAAGTTTTCCAATAGATTCCTTGTCGATGAACTGCCCACTCTTGCGTGATCTGAATTTCAACCGAGTCTCCTGGAGGCCCTTCAACTTTCTCCCCAATGTCCGCCGTGCTCCAGGCTCATTTGTGTCCATAGCCGGCAGCTTTCGTGGGGAGGCATGATTGAGGATCTAGTGCGGAACTCTGTCCTGTCACATTGGTCTGGGTCTCCTGTCGGTCGACTGGCCCCAGACCAGCATGATCGCGCTCCGTTTCGAACCCTGTCCTGCGAATGGTCGATGTTGGCTCATCACAAGCTTCGTCCAAAGACAAACGCCTTCCCCTCGGTCCTTCGCCTTTGCAGCTGTAATTAGACCGCCAAGAAACAGCTGCAAATTGGCCCCTAGGTCGACAACGCTGTGGACCTCGGCGGCTGCCTCACGTCGGGCAGAAGATCGCGCTCCCTCCGACCCTAGCGCACTGCATCTAATAGCCGGCGTAGTAGTCCATGGCACATGTAATGAGCTTCCAATGATGCCTACAATTTGTACGTTGTCGTCGTGAAGGATACAATCTTTCGCTTCCAGCCTTCACCGTCCTCGAATCGGATCGCCAATGGCCGTATTGCTTGGGTCCACCGCGGCGTACAGGTATCGGCATTGGTTTCATTGGACTTTATCAACAACATAATGCGGCACCGAAATTTTCCGGTCTATTGACCACATTGCAAAGAGTAAGGACCGTTGATAGACAGAGCTGCGAACTGGGCCACTGCTGCGGCTGTTACTGGTCAGAGGCTGCTAACTCGGAATGACATATCTGATGAGTGGGCCTTCTGCAAGGCCATCTTCAGTGCTGCAGCATGTGAAACAGTTGTACTTGACGGCTTTGACTGGATGGGAGCTTTTGAAGTAGCGTCGCTTTCCTGCTCCCAGGCCTCGGTACATGGCATAGGCGTGGTGAGTTCGTTCGAAAGGACGCTGAGTATATTATTGATACTATCACTGCCATGAATATTTCGGTACAAAGATTCGAACAGCTGTGAAACACCCAATGGCATGGAGTGATTCGTTGTAGTGATAATCATACACTTTGCGTTTTGGACGTATCGAGGGACATCTCGCGGTCCAGTAAGCGATGATCAAAGGCTGAAAATCGGTGATATGTTGGAAGTAACAAGATAACAATCCCCAGGTCCAAAGTGGAATCGAGGGAATCATGAGTGAAGAGAACTGCCATGGCATCGCCTATATCGCCTCGTCGGACGTTGAATATACTCTTGAAATCATCGTCCTTGGCCCGAGCCAGAGCATTGTAGAACTCGTGCGAGCCCATGTCGATGTTGAACAGTTCGTTGTAGGTTActagacgacgaggaggccagAGTTTGGGTTTGCTTCTCTCCGCTTCATCGGTGATTATGGAGGAGTCAAGAGGCGATGGTCGAACGAACACATTTCAATAACAAGACAAGAAATACAAGACGCAGGCAAGGTGAACACAGATGGAAAGCAGTGAGAAGACGATGAGTTGCCAGGAATTGGGACGAAGGCGGTCGCCGCCAGTCAGCGTGCAGGGGAGAAGAAGAGCCTGCAGGCATCAAGTTCTAAGGCTAGCGCAAAAACAATTTGCCGGCATACACCACCTACTACGAGGTACGTAGTTGTACGATATCATAGGCTATATACATATATGTAGGCTAAGCATCATATGTAGGTAAAATGCCTACCCATCTGAGGTACCTGCATCCATGGCCAACAACACGTAGATACTTGGCACGTACTAAATGACGGTATCACTGGGTAGCCTAATTAGTAGGAACCTACATGTCGGATACAGTTGACCAGAGTGCCCGGATTCACCATATCGTACAACTTGAATTTCGGCTGCGCCGCCTCACTCTGGGCTCTGAAGGCTATAGGAACCGTGGAGGGACCTGCGTCGAGAAATTCGCTACCACATCGTCAGAAAACGCGTGGCACAATAGAATTGCCTACGTAGAGAAATAAGGTAGGGAGCAGAGCAGTGGCGACAAACTCAATTGCGCCGCTGAATCATGGGGATCACGCAGAAATCTGCCCACAAAATGCAACAAATGGTGGGCAAGTTTTGTGGCTTGAATATGATCAATCAGAAACCCCGGGTCGACGTGAAACGCGGACAGCAGGTAAGATTTCTCCCGGTCCAAGACGATGTTGTCACCAACCATGGCGTCGTGTTGGGTGGTCAAGTTGGGCAAGTTCAATGCCGGATATCTGTTCGTTGCCCTGCATATAGGGCGACATCGAACatacactccgtactttcaCCGGACTGAaagacggcgatgaaggaAGATTCCAAGGCGAGCTTGAGGGTCGCGTATAAACAGAGAAATGGGCAGACATGCGATGCCGTAGTGGACTGGATGGCCGTACTCAAAGACATTGGTGTCGTCCCATGTCGGCCGTCTACGACTCACGACGCTGCCAATAAGCGTCAACTCCGCGTCCCGAAGCAATCACGGACGTTGTTTGGTACGTGATGCCACGTGGAAACCTAGAGAAAGAAAGCCTGAGATTGGAGAAAGCATTGAATCGTGGGCTCAACAAGCGCGAGGCCACATGGTGTTGATTTTTGAGTGAATCAACTGAGGTGTTCatcatgtactcggtacgaaGCAATGTACGGTCGATGCGGCaacagtacatacatgtacttgcatgtaccaCACCCGTGAGATGGGTGGTACAATGCCCCTCCCCCACGCGGCCCCGCCCGGCAGATGGTGTCAAGGTAGCAACCCGTACTTTTACGTATCACTGCaagttactagtacttgcttcttgcctgcatgcaagtacagtaaacCTTTTTGCTTCTTTTCACTgtaatatagtacttacaccACTGTAAGCATACGTGATGTCCCAAAGTAGTCTAGTGCCAGGTACCACTTACAcggacagtacggagtgatgCCTCCAACTTCCACGCACAGCGTACCCCTTCTTAATTTCCATGGTGTACCTTGCCTTCGCACAAATGCTTCGGAGCATAATGAAAAGACTTTTGGTTTATTGGCACGTGTGCAGAGTACATCTATACAGAGTAGTACAGATTGGATCGTCTACGGTgcaagggggggggggggggtaaaCATGTgcgccgagtacggagtacagtagataAGGTCCCTTTCTGTGGCTGCGCTTGCAGACAGCggcgtacatgcatgtaatGAGGGACCTTCTCagggcggccgcgtcgcccATCCTCGAACCAAACCATGAACCGTCATTCTGTTCAAGGGAGACTGACTCTCCTCTCTCGACGACCGACTCCTTCAGCGTTTTGCCTGGCATCGAATCGGCTCTGCCAGTGCCAACTTCCCAAACGTCCGATCCTGGGTGtcgaccgtcgacgctcAAAGGGCTTCCGCTGCGCGCATGGTAGGGCACGCGAAGAACCCTCCCTCCCCGAGGCCGTACGaggccaccgccgccgccgcctggccATTGTCGACGACCAGCTCCATCGCCTAGTTCTGTTGCTCGCTGCCGCCATCACCTTTGACCATGTCGGAGAAACGcgctctcctcggccggccgctACCTCGTTTCGGTTCACGGCCCACGAcgctgctcctcgtcggcctcaccATCCTTGCCCTCACCTTGATCAGGGTCATCTCCACGACGCTGACCTCCCCGCACCGCGGAGCCCATGACGACAACGTTTCCGCCCGGCGAATCGGCGGCTCCCTGTCCAAGATGGGCGTGAATCCCTTCCGGCAGCCGGCTCACCCTCCCCCGTCGCAGGAAAACGACAAGCACCAAGGCTCGTGGTGGTGGGCCGACTGGAAGTGGTTCTCCGTTCCCTTCTCCAGCTCCCTCACCCTCCACCCGGATCGAGCGCTGCTCCCCCATCTCCCCGTGCGGCAGCCGATATACTGCTACTACGACGGCACGGCGCAGAGGGCGCCGGGGGAAGAGGATGCCGAGCGGGCGCTGCTGCGAACGTGGCAGCGTGCCTGGTGGGCCCAGGGTTTCCGGCCCGTCATCCTGGGCGTTGCCGAGGCCATGAAGAACCCGACGTACGAGCACCTGCAGCGGCTCGAAATGGCAGACGAGGTGAAGCTCGACCTCACGCGCTGGCTTGCTTGGGAGacgatgggcggcggcgtgctgGCTCACTACACGCTGCTGCCGACGGTGCCCGCGGGGGACTCGCTGCTTTCCTACCTTCGCCGCGGCCTGTACCCGGATCTGACGCGATGGaaggacctcggcgacgccttGTTCGTCGGTGAAAGGGAGGACATTCAGGCGGCCTTGCGGGCCATGACGGAGCCGGCGAGCTTGCCcttgctcggcggcggcttggcGGGCGCTCCCGATGGCTTATTCAAAATCGACGAAGCCGCGACTCCGCTGGCTTGGTACAGCCCCCGGGCCATCGCCAAAAAGTACAGCAAGGTGGCCGAGAGCTTCGAGAGAAACCGTGCCGAGGGCCTCCAGAGTCTGGACACGCTCATAAACACCCACCTCCACGTCGCCTGGCAGAATCGCttccccgacggcgtcgacgtcctcaAGCCTCACCCGGAGCACACGACGACCATGATCGCCAACGCCCTGAAGCTCGGCCGTGAACTGGCTCTGTGTCCCGACAGCCCCATGCCCGGCTCCTGTCCCCCCAACATGCCCAGGTGCACACCCTGCgtggcgaggcggccgatgCAGGTCTCGACGCCCGAAAGGTTCCACAACGTGAGCGCCATCTTCACCATAGCCGTGGTGCCTCATCCGTGGACCTTGGCCCTCGTCTCCAACCTGCGCGAGTCCCTCGACGTCTCGTGGATTCGCCGCGAGTCGCCGCGCGACTCCTGGATCACCACCGTCACGCGTggcctcctcggcaccggcctttcggccggccgacgggtCATGATTCTCAAGcagatcgtcgtcgacgagcgcctTCCGGCCCGGTCCCTTTGGCTGACGGCGGAAAacgacatggccgacgacatggactGGTATTTTGGCTTCGCCATCCCCCAGCAGGGCATGGACAAGGGGGAGTCCCAGAGTCCCGTGCCTGGCCATCGGCTGCTCAAGAAGGAGGATGAGATGCCGGATCGCATCGACGGACCGGTGGCGACacccgaggagctcgtcaaggAACCGCCGTTGCTCGAGCGGGccaaggccgtcgtggcgctGACGAAATCGACGGGCGAGACGAAGCTGCGAGCCTCGATGGAGGCATGGAACATGGCCGACTCGGAGCTTTGGAGATTTGTTCGCGCATTCGAGGCACGCCGTGCCCTCGAGCGATCGGAGTGGGAaaagggcgaggccgagtaTAGCACCGGCGCAGGACCGGAGAGGGGGCACAGCGCGTGGAGCCGATGGTACGACCGCGGCAACACGGCCGCATGATCCTTCcgcccgagctcgagcaACGAGGTTGGGGCATGAAAAATTATTTCCACGTCCACATGCGATGGTTATGCCATTTATCGCTGT includes these proteins:
- a CDS encoding putative PRS5-ribose-phosphate pyrophosphokinase, translating into MVRNIVILGGNSHPQLTENVCNFLCIPSCDRILSKFSGGESRCEIQDSVRGKDVYIIQTGSGSVNDNLIDLCIMISACKTGSAKRVTAVIPLFPYSRQPDWPYNKAGAPLSKSASSAPRSDYTFESVPATPRPGGPRSKGLSNGVHNLAERLTKSSISEYASAGANGAEAFSKGLDNATLGLGLNGRLQPMDASVTSQVNYTTHDYENPMSITGFQPKPGYKQWVAQAGTLVADLLTCAGADHIITMDLHDPQYQGFFDIPVDNLYGKPMIQNYIQGHIPDYRDAVVVSPDAGGAKRATLIADSLNMDFALIHKERRPIKFQEQRNASMMLVGDIANRVCILVDDLADTANTITRAAKLLKREGATKVYALLTHGVFSGDAIPRLNASAIDKIVVTNSVPQDEHCRLCPKLEVLDISHIFGEAIRRVHHGESISKLFQHD